Proteins encoded by one window of uncultured Bacteroides sp.:
- a CDS encoding RagB/SusD family nutrient uptake outer membrane protein — MKKISKFCLLCSSAAILSSCMPDMDLNNPSQLSVDTYYKTAAQLELAVIPAYQCLISFNGVEGGYGRGAYYYLLLPGDDFDHTFKCVGEELYPDTYSTPPNQGNITSGWKGYFEGVYASNTAIENISNFTGDISETVKNRLLGEAYFLRGLHYMHLCAMFGETIPLVDHPAKNQSDYYPTNAKPGEIYALIISDFARASELLPLRSELYANVANKGRATKGTAQAYLAKAYMYRPILEKGKAAEFDKAAPLLKSVIDSKEYKLMDNFRANSLGGDNENNDESVFEVQMYNGTNWLGGDNSDSWRWTEIGVPDGTGSSWWNIAPNKKTYDEFEDGDPRRYMTLWCPGGAKYTELSGNVADWNYMMAHLSSDNDLYGTRKECPDYQIGDLDDDINTRLMRYSDVLLMYAECLSETGNDSKAITDPTGPKYYIQQVRDRANKVVPSEQPHLWYQHSPGTIPNVDDLLSSGKVINGIAMNSIKNIIEHERYVEFCGEYLRYFDLLRWGMADAKWLEPLKTLGWSEKAMYFPFPQSELNNNPNLKGNAMN, encoded by the coding sequence ATGAAAAAAATATCAAAATTCTGCTTATTGTGCAGTTCTGCAGCAATTCTAAGTAGCTGTATGCCCGATATGGACTTGAATAATCCTTCGCAGTTATCTGTCGATACATATTACAAAACTGCTGCACAATTAGAACTTGCTGTAATACCGGCTTATCAGTGCTTAATCAGTTTTAATGGCGTTGAAGGTGGCTATGGTCGTGGGGCATATTATTATCTGTTACTTCCTGGAGATGATTTCGACCATACTTTTAAATGTGTAGGAGAGGAACTTTATCCTGATACTTATAGCACTCCTCCTAATCAAGGAAATATTACCAGTGGTTGGAAAGGGTACTTTGAAGGTGTTTATGCATCTAATACAGCCATTGAAAATATAAGTAATTTTACTGGTGATATATCTGAAACTGTTAAAAATAGATTGTTAGGTGAGGCCTATTTCTTGAGAGGTTTACATTATATGCATCTTTGTGCTATGTTTGGGGAAACAATTCCATTGGTTGATCATCCGGCAAAAAATCAATCAGATTATTATCCTACTAACGCAAAGCCCGGCGAAATATACGCTTTGATTATTAGTGATTTTGCAAGAGCTTCAGAACTTTTACCATTACGTAGTGAGCTTTATGCTAATGTAGCAAACAAGGGGCGTGCAACGAAAGGTACAGCGCAAGCATATTTAGCAAAAGCATATATGTATCGCCCTATTCTTGAAAAAGGAAAAGCGGCAGAATTTGATAAAGCTGCTCCTTTGTTGAAATCTGTTATAGATAGTAAAGAATATAAGCTTATGGATAATTTTAGAGCTAATTCTTTGGGCGGAGATAATGAAAATAATGATGAATCTGTATTTGAAGTCCAGATGTACAATGGTACAAATTGGCTAGGTGGAGACAACTCTGACTCTTGGAGATGGACCGAAATTGGAGTTCCTGACGGAACTGGTAGCTCTTGGTGGAATATCGCTCCAAACAAAAAAACTTATGATGAATTTGAAGATGGAGACCCAAGAAGATACATGACTCTGTGGTGTCCTGGAGGTGCAAAATATACAGAATTATCAGGTAATGTTGCTGACTGGAATTATATGATGGCACATTTGTCTTCAGATAATGATCTTTATGGTACCAGAAAGGAATGCCCTGATTACCAGATTGGTGATCTTGATGATGATATCAATACTCGTTTGATGCGTTATTCAGATGTGTTACTAATGTATGCAGAGTGTTTAAGTGAAACTGGTAATGATAGTAAGGCTATTACAGATCCTACTGGCCCTAAATATTATATTCAGCAAGTTAGAGATAGAGCTAATAAAGTAGTTCCATCTGAACAACCACACTTGTGGTATCAACATTCTCCTGGTACAATACCTAATGTTGATGATTTATTATCAAGTGGTAAAGTCATCAATGGTATTGCTATGAATAGCATAAAGAATATAATTGAACATGAACGTTATGTTGAATTTTGTGGTGAATATTTGCGCTATTTCGATTTACTCCGCTGGGGTATGGCTGATGCCAAATGGCTTGAACCTTTGAAAACTTTAGGTTGGTCAGAAAAGGCTATGTATTTTCCTTTCCCTCAGTCTGAGTTGAACAATAATCCAAACCTGAAAGGCAACGCTATGAATTAG
- a CDS encoding glycoside hydrolase family 43 protein, translating to MKRSKIKFSFLFAFMAIFSLCQTGSAQSGVKKKSSLVQSKNNPTFTRFVYQGNDEAYRENPLGDDEFYNPILQGCYPDPSITRKGNDYYLVNSSFSMFPGVPIFHSNDLVHWKQIGHVLDRTSQLKVETAGVSAGIYAPDIKYNPYNDTFYMITTQFASGIGNMVVKTKDPLKGWSDPIKLNANGIDPSMFFDDNGKAYIVHNDAPDKGKELYNGHRVIKIWEYDLNTDQIIPGTDKIIVDGGVDIKKKPIWIEGPHLYKKNGRYYLMCAEGGTGDWHSEVIFVSNSPKGPFIPATNNPILSQRYLRSDRKNKVDWTGHADLVEGPAGIYYGVFLGIRPNEKNFVNTGRETFILPIDWSGEFPIFENGLIPLEPKLKLPEGVINHQGKDGFLPNGNFTFTENFTSSSLDYKWIGMRGPCEDFIRVNPKGGVQIIPFNVNIKEVKPISSLFYRQQHKNFTATTTVSYQPKTENDLAGLVCYQSERFNYVFGITKKNKDAYILLQRTEKGSSVILVSEKINASKPVQLRVTANGDDYNFSYAENNSEFKNLGGAVSGDILSTNIAGGFTGSLIGLYATSVNDVFLK from the coding sequence ATGAAAAGATCTAAAATTAAATTTAGTTTTTTATTTGCATTTATGGCTATATTCTCTTTATGCCAAACAGGTTCAGCGCAATCAGGTGTAAAGAAAAAGAGCTCACTGGTTCAGTCAAAAAATAATCCGACGTTTACACGGTTTGTATATCAGGGTAATGATGAGGCCTATAGAGAAAATCCATTGGGCGATGACGAGTTTTATAATCCGATTTTGCAAGGTTGCTATCCTGATCCAAGTATAACTCGTAAAGGGAATGATTATTATTTAGTTAATTCTTCTTTCTCTATGTTTCCAGGAGTTCCTATCTTTCATTCCAATGATTTGGTTCATTGGAAACAAATAGGGCATGTACTCGACAGAACATCTCAATTAAAAGTGGAAACTGCCGGTGTAAGTGCTGGAATATATGCTCCGGACATTAAATATAATCCATATAACGATACTTTTTATATGATTACTACTCAATTTGCTTCTGGAATAGGCAATATGGTAGTTAAAACAAAAGACCCTTTAAAAGGATGGAGTGATCCTATTAAATTAAATGCCAACGGAATAGATCCATCAATGTTTTTTGATGATAATGGAAAAGCTTATATTGTTCATAATGATGCTCCTGATAAGGGGAAAGAACTTTATAATGGACATCGGGTAATTAAAATATGGGAGTATGATTTGAATACAGATCAGATTATTCCTGGAACAGACAAAATCATCGTTGATGGAGGAGTGGATATTAAAAAGAAACCAATTTGGATTGAAGGTCCACATTTATACAAAAAAAACGGTCGTTACTACTTAATGTGTGCTGAAGGTGGTACAGGCGATTGGCATAGTGAGGTCATTTTTGTAAGTAACAGTCCTAAAGGTCCTTTTATACCAGCAACAAATAATCCAATTCTTTCACAAAGATATTTGCGTTCCGATAGAAAAAATAAAGTTGATTGGACTGGCCATGCCGATCTTGTTGAAGGACCAGCTGGGATATATTATGGAGTTTTTCTAGGTATTCGTCCCAATGAAAAGAATTTTGTGAATACAGGTCGTGAAACTTTTATTCTTCCTATAGATTGGAGTGGTGAGTTTCCTATTTTTGAAAATGGACTTATTCCTTTAGAACCCAAATTGAAATTGCCAGAAGGAGTTATTAATCACCAAGGAAAAGACGGTTTCTTACCTAATGGTAATTTTACATTTACAGAAAACTTCACATCATCAAGTTTGGATTATAAATGGATAGGGATGAGAGGCCCTTGTGAAGATTTTATTCGTGTAAATCCAAAAGGTGGTGTACAAATTATACCATTCAATGTGAATATTAAGGAAGTAAAACCTATATCGTCTCTTTTTTATAGACAACAGCATAAGAATTTTACAGCAACAACAACTGTAAGTTATCAGCCAAAAACTGAAAACGATTTGGCTGGATTAGTATGCTATCAGTCAGAGAGGTTCAATTATGTTTTCGGTATTACTAAAAAGAATAAAGATGCATATATTCTACTGCAAAGAACAGAAAAAGGTAGTTCTGTGATTCTTGTAAGTGAAAAGATTAATGCATCTAAGCCTGTTCAGTTGCGAGTTACAGCTAATGGAGATGATTATAATTTTAGTTATGCTGAAAATAATAGTGAATTTAAAAATCTGGGAGGTGCTGTCTCTGGAGATATTCTTTCAACTAATATTGCAGGCGGATTTACAGGAAGTTTGATTGGTTTGTATGCTACTTCTGTTAATGATGTTTTTCTGAAATAG
- a CDS encoding carboxypeptidase-like regulatory domain-containing protein → MKNFNLKKNLGIIIVLLMVPLWAFSQNFIVKGAVKDVSGEALLGVNISQVGTANGTVSDVNGNFQLSVSPNAKLQFSFVGYLGQVIAVGEKRTLNIVLKEDNKTLEEVVVVGYGTQKKADLSSAIAVLPTKELNKVPGGLQAGLQSSVPGVQITNGRIKIRGIGSINNTDPLYVVDGMIGGSVPDEANIASIQVLKDAASCAIYGARGGNGVIVITTKRGTVGEVKVDYDGFAGVKNLSHNIDMLNGQELAELVNEELWNAGKRNATDYLDAYKNPSAIGEGYNMFNALKRTGFYQKHNLSISGGSENANFRVNSLYSTDKPVFIKEDTKNYGMQFISDFTKGKFKFGETVSIKRSNHDWSDKNLLIALKWVPTLPLYDSKSSTGFAGAGNGTDVANSLAQANLNWHKGETTSVNGNAWMTYEILPV, encoded by the coding sequence ATGAAAAACTTTAATTTAAAAAAAAACTTAGGAATTATCATTGTTCTATTGATGGTCCCTCTTTGGGCATTTTCTCAAAACTTTATAGTAAAAGGTGCAGTAAAGGATGTTTCCGGTGAAGCTTTGCTTGGTGTAAACATCTCTCAGGTTGGTACTGCTAATGGTACAGTATCAGATGTTAATGGTAATTTTCAGCTCTCAGTTTCTCCAAATGCTAAATTGCAATTTTCATTCGTTGGATATTTAGGTCAAGTTATAGCGGTTGGAGAAAAAAGAACGTTGAATATTGTTTTAAAAGAAGATAATAAGACTTTAGAAGAAGTTGTTGTTGTTGGTTATGGTACTCAGAAAAAAGCGGATTTGTCATCTGCTATAGCTGTTCTCCCTACCAAAGAACTAAATAAAGTTCCTGGTGGATTGCAGGCAGGGTTGCAGAGTTCGGTTCCTGGTGTTCAAATTACCAATGGAAGAATAAAAATTAGAGGTATTGGTTCTATTAATAATACAGATCCTCTTTATGTGGTGGATGGTATGATTGGTGGTTCTGTTCCAGATGAAGCTAATATTGCAAGTATTCAGGTTTTGAAAGATGCAGCATCTTGTGCAATCTATGGTGCCCGTGGTGGTAATGGAGTTATTGTTATTACAACAAAACGAGGAACTGTCGGTGAAGTAAAGGTTGATTATGATGGATTTGCTGGTGTGAAGAATTTGTCACACAATATTGATATGCTTAATGGACAGGAATTGGCAGAACTAGTAAATGAGGAATTGTGGAATGCAGGCAAAAGAAACGCTACTGATTATTTAGATGCATATAAAAATCCATCTGCTATAGGTGAAGGATATAATATGTTTAATGCATTAAAACGTACAGGTTTTTATCAGAAGCATAATCTCTCTATAAGTGGAGGCTCTGAAAATGCAAATTTTAGAGTAAACAGTCTTTATTCAACTGATAAACCCGTTTTTATTAAAGAAGATACTAAAAATTATGGTATGCAGTTTATCTCTGATTTTACGAAAGGTAAATTCAAATTCGGAGAAACTGTATCAATTAAACGTAGCAATCATGATTGGAGTGATAAAAACTTGCTAATTGCATTAAAATGGGTTCCAACTTTACCTTTGTATGATTCTAAAAGCTCAACAGGATTTGCTGGTGCAGGAAATGGTACAGACGTTGCAAATTCTTTGGCACAGGCTAATTTAAACTGGCACAAAGGCGAAACTACTTCCGTAAATGGTAATGCATGGATGACTTATGAAATACTTCCGGTTTAA
- a CDS encoding SusC/RagA family TonB-linked outer membrane protein — protein MGVDMYRYMVQDYEAEYSIPYQNHTPDSYSMASYKTNRLLYENTLSYEKSIGKHSLNALVGVSSDETRSLSVSAGARAMPSEDVLILGATQDDKSKSVDSSVGHESMFSVLGRINYNYDSKYLLTFNFRRDGSSKFSKTNRYGNFPSLSAAWRVSQEKFMEKLPFISDFKLRASWGMLGNSNIDSYQYQSTIAFSNIWYYLNNAKNAGGLATTPSNPIVKWESQYSTDLGFDLSLFDNQLSFIFDYYYKKTSDMLVAVPISFAAGYSDNKPTLNAGSIENKGLELAVSYKKSVGKFDYSVMGNISTVKNKVLSIGANNEIMAGNGISKTAVGRSIGEFWGYVTNGLYRTQAELDADKKFAPKAALGDVRFVDKDGNGVADQDYIGNPIPKFSYGLSADISYRTACGTFDLAMIWQGSNGNDIYNKTRYFGEGMYHYYNCFASTLDRYRAEDLKFVNPISGVTTIYPKNTNTDMPRAVIGDPNQNMRNSKRYVEDGSYLRLKALTLGYTLPKSIIKKLNINNLRVYIGGKNLLTLTKYSGFDPEVGDQDTGGTNLTRGVDGSTSWDPTFPNSREFFIGAQLSF, from the coding sequence ATGGGAGTTGACATGTATCGATATATGGTTCAGGATTATGAGGCAGAGTATTCAATTCCATATCAAAACCATACACCAGACTCTTATTCCATGGCAAGCTATAAAACTAATAGACTTTTGTATGAGAATACTCTCTCTTATGAAAAGAGCATAGGTAAACACAGCTTAAATGCTTTGGTTGGAGTTTCCTCTGATGAAACAAGGAGTTTGAGTGTAAGTGCTGGAGCACGTGCTATGCCAAGTGAAGATGTTCTTATTTTAGGTGCTACACAGGATGATAAATCAAAATCTGTTGATTCTTCAGTTGGACACGAGTCTATGTTCTCTGTGCTGGGACGAATTAACTATAATTACGACAGCAAATATTTGCTTACATTTAATTTTAGACGTGACGGATCTTCCAAGTTTAGTAAAACCAATCGTTATGGTAATTTCCCATCTTTATCTGCTGCATGGAGAGTAAGTCAGGAAAAATTCATGGAAAAACTTCCATTTATTAGTGATTTTAAATTGCGTGCCAGCTGGGGTATGTTGGGTAACTCTAACATCGATTCTTACCAGTATCAAAGTACTATAGCATTTAGTAATATCTGGTATTATCTTAATAATGCAAAGAATGCAGGTGGACTTGCTACTACTCCTTCAAATCCAATAGTTAAGTGGGAAAGTCAATATTCTACAGACCTTGGTTTCGATCTTTCTTTGTTTGATAATCAGTTGTCATTTATATTTGACTATTATTACAAGAAGACATCAGATATGTTAGTGGCTGTGCCTATTTCATTTGCTGCTGGTTATAGTGATAATAAACCTACACTTAATGCCGGAAGTATTGAAAATAAGGGACTTGAACTTGCCGTTTCATACAAGAAATCAGTTGGTAAATTTGATTATTCAGTAATGGGTAATATTTCTACAGTAAAGAATAAAGTGCTTAGCATTGGTGCTAATAATGAAATCATGGCAGGTAATGGAATCTCTAAAACTGCAGTTGGCAGATCTATCGGAGAATTTTGGGGATATGTAACAAATGGACTATACCGTACTCAGGCAGAATTGGATGCAGATAAAAAATTTGCGCCAAAAGCAGCATTAGGTGATGTTCGTTTTGTTGATAAGGATGGGAATGGAGTAGCCGATCAAGATTACATCGGAAATCCAATACCTAAATTCAGTTATGGATTGAGTGCAGATATTAGTTATAGAACTGCTTGTGGAACATTTGATCTGGCTATGATTTGGCAAGGATCTAATGGTAATGATATTTATAATAAAACACGCTATTTTGGCGAGGGTATGTATCACTATTATAACTGTTTCGCAAGTACGCTGGATCGCTATCGTGCCGAGGATCTGAAATTTGTCAACCCAATTTCAGGGGTTACTACAATTTATCCAAAGAATACAAATACAGATATGCCAAGAGCTGTTATAGGTGACCCAAATCAAAATATGCGTAATTCAAAACGCTATGTAGAAGATGGATCTTATTTAAGACTGAAAGCCTTAACTCTTGGCTATACACTTCCTAAAAGCATAATAAAGAAATTGAATATTAATAATCTGAGAGTGTATATTGGGGGGAAAAACTTGTTAACCTTAACTAAATATTCAGGCTTTGACCCAGAAGTAGGTGACCAGGATACAGGCGGAACAAATTTAACAAGAGGTGTTGATGGATCTACTTCATGGGATCCTACATTCCCTAACTCAAGAGAATTTTTCATAGGTGCTCAATTGTCATTCTAA
- a CDS encoding two-component regulator propeller domain-containing protein produces MKIARISTILLFCFYICGFAQSGKLFTVDKELSSSMVNKVSQDSKGNIWIATEDGLSCYDGAKFLTFKHKNKDRSSIKNNYVLSVFNDSRKNLYIGYINGLQQYDYISGKFTEIPLLSSKNNKPLDAHIHIIYERKNGDLLIGTAGHGMFLLKKNGKQANQVILSTIPNSFITAIQEDKNGNLWIGTEGKGVFCLTSGKKKETKQYLNEAKLVNLDISCMCLGPDNKIYVGSLNKGLFAYNASTNSFDAIPYPVKLPIKTLYVNHQHKIMVGTDGKGLKVYDPTYKKFIENKYNIPTFDFTKSKIHSIIEDKAGDIWLGIYQKGVMLLPANRSNFKYIGHKSILKNNIGSNCIMSVCKDHNGILWIGTDNDGIYSVTPNGEVKSHFSQENGSNVPSTILSIFEDSEQNLWLGSFFQGMAKLNKNTGHCEYIQEVNTTCVFSIVEDKNKKLWIGTMGSGVYSMNIKNNQIVHYSSTTGSQYSNKLNVLHNRWITSILLSHDNKLYIGSYDGLGCLDLKTKNFVSTYHTNKLLSGYIIYTIFEDTKGFIWIGTSQGLFCIHPKNHQITSLDMKDGLPSSVICGICGDKQGNLWISTNYGISKYNPRKKTFTNYYADDGLQGNEFSKNALFRDKNGEIIFGGVNGVTSFYPEKITNPTKKLDIRITGFYIHDNQAIMKGVKSGSYDIIDTAVSEAKKFHLAANDNSFSIEFSAMEFCNPERITFMYAMNDKNWSTLQPGENHVSFSNLIPGKYHFKVKAKYYETYSEIKEITILISPPWYASIGAKIIYFIIIIAILYFTRQQIMQRRQIKQKLQQQTYTEEINEAKLQFFINISHEIRTPMTLIISPLQKLLKIDRDEERQKLYHIIFRNSERILALINQLMDIRKIDKKQMVLKFCETNIIRFIQSQVEIFEDQSQSKQIKLTLHSDVSHLNTWIDPNNFDKIILNLLSNAFKFTPEKGEINISIHIGENENESGELRNYYEILVSDNGIAIDKDEIERIFERFYQIKNSLNNSHIGNGIGLHLTRSLVELHHGIIRAENNENGKGCRFIIRLPLGNHFLTSEEMVMEKAELDIFDSQITIQEKPDNNNIVSIRSKTKYKILIVEDDEEIRKYLKNELENEFHVTESCNGKEALAAIFKNAPDLIISDVMMPEMDGMALCHKIKQNININHIPVVLLTAKTREEDNLEGLDVGADSYITKPFNIDIVKKTIQNLIKNRETLKNNLTGQQNQEDKLDKISLKTPDEKLMDKVMSVINKNISNTDFNVEILASEVGISRVHLYRKLKELTNQTTRDLIRNIRLQQAASLLKEKNQSISEVAYATGFVSTTYFSTAFKELYGITPKEYIEQSKK; encoded by the coding sequence ATGAAAATCGCAAGAATTTCAACCATCCTACTATTCTGCTTTTATATATGTGGATTTGCACAATCCGGCAAATTATTTACTGTTGATAAAGAATTATCCAGCAGTATGGTTAATAAAGTTTCTCAAGATTCGAAAGGAAATATTTGGATTGCTACGGAAGATGGCCTTAGTTGCTATGATGGCGCCAAATTTCTGACTTTTAAACATAAAAATAAAGACCGATCATCCATTAAAAACAATTATGTACTATCTGTCTTCAATGATAGCCGCAAGAATCTTTATATAGGATATATAAATGGTTTGCAACAATATGATTATATTTCTGGGAAGTTCACAGAAATACCATTACTCTCATCTAAGAATAACAAACCTTTAGATGCGCATATTCATATTATTTATGAAAGAAAAAATGGAGATCTTTTAATTGGAACGGCTGGTCACGGGATGTTTTTATTAAAAAAGAACGGCAAACAAGCCAATCAAGTTATACTTAGTACTATTCCCAATTCTTTCATTACAGCTATTCAGGAAGATAAGAATGGCAATCTTTGGATAGGGACTGAAGGAAAAGGTGTTTTCTGTTTAACATCAGGCAAAAAAAAGGAAACCAAACAATACCTTAATGAAGCTAAACTAGTAAATCTTGATATTTCCTGTATGTGTTTAGGACCTGATAATAAGATATATGTTGGCAGCTTAAATAAAGGATTGTTTGCATATAATGCATCTACCAATTCTTTTGATGCAATACCTTATCCTGTTAAACTTCCTATAAAAACTCTCTATGTCAATCACCAGCATAAAATTATGGTTGGAACAGATGGGAAAGGGTTAAAAGTCTATGACCCTACTTATAAAAAATTTATAGAAAATAAATACAACATCCCTACTTTTGACTTTACCAAATCAAAAATTCACTCTATTATTGAAGACAAGGCAGGAGATATCTGGCTAGGCATTTATCAAAAAGGAGTCATGTTATTACCAGCTAATCGAAGTAATTTCAAATATATTGGTCACAAATCTATTCTAAAAAACAATATTGGCTCTAATTGCATTATGTCCGTATGCAAAGATCATAATGGAATTTTATGGATTGGAACAGACAATGACGGTATATATAGTGTTACCCCAAACGGAGAGGTTAAATCGCATTTCAGCCAGGAGAATGGTTCAAATGTTCCTTCCACAATTCTGAGTATTTTTGAAGATTCAGAACAGAACCTATGGTTAGGTTCTTTCTTTCAAGGTATGGCCAAATTAAATAAAAATACTGGCCATTGTGAATATATACAAGAAGTCAATACCACTTGTGTATTTAGTATTGTTGAAGACAAAAATAAGAAACTTTGGATTGGAACAATGGGTTCCGGAGTTTATTCTATGAATATTAAAAATAATCAAATTGTGCATTATTCTTCTACCACAGGATCACAATATAGTAACAAACTAAATGTTTTACATAATCGTTGGATTACTTCTATATTACTATCTCATGACAATAAATTATATATAGGTTCATATGATGGATTAGGATGCTTAGATTTGAAAACTAAAAATTTCGTATCAACGTATCATACCAACAAACTTCTAAGTGGATATATAATTTACACTATATTTGAAGATACAAAAGGATTTATCTGGATTGGAACCTCACAAGGTCTGTTTTGCATTCATCCAAAAAATCATCAGATAACATCACTGGATATGAAAGATGGATTGCCGAGCAGTGTTATTTGTGGGATTTGCGGAGATAAGCAAGGTAATCTTTGGATCAGTACAAATTATGGTATATCCAAATATAATCCAAGAAAAAAAACATTCACTAATTACTATGCTGACGATGGACTACAAGGAAATGAATTCAGTAAAAATGCATTGTTCAGAGATAAAAATGGAGAAATAATCTTTGGAGGTGTCAACGGAGTTACTTCTTTCTATCCTGAAAAAATAACCAATCCGACAAAGAAACTTGACATACGCATAACAGGATTCTATATCCATGATAATCAAGCTATTATGAAAGGAGTAAAATCTGGTTCATATGACATTATTGATACTGCAGTATCTGAAGCAAAGAAATTCCATCTTGCTGCAAACGATAATTCATTTAGCATTGAATTTTCAGCAATGGAATTTTGCAATCCGGAACGAATTACTTTTATGTATGCTATGAATGACAAGAATTGGAGCACTCTTCAACCCGGTGAAAATCATGTTTCATTCAGCAACCTGATTCCAGGAAAATACCATTTCAAAGTAAAAGCGAAATATTACGAGACTTATTCTGAGATAAAAGAAATTACAATTCTTATATCTCCCCCATGGTATGCATCTATTGGTGCTAAAATTATATATTTCATTATAATTATTGCGATTTTATATTTTACGCGACAGCAAATCATGCAACGACGTCAGATTAAGCAGAAACTTCAACAACAAACGTATACGGAAGAAATCAATGAAGCAAAACTTCAGTTTTTCATAAACATTTCTCATGAGATACGCACCCCAATGACTCTAATTATTAGTCCATTGCAAAAGCTTTTGAAGATAGATAGAGATGAAGAACGTCAAAAACTGTATCATATCATTTTCAGAAATTCTGAACGGATTCTTGCTTTAATCAATCAACTAATGGATATCCGTAAAATTGATAAAAAGCAGATGGTCCTAAAATTCTGTGAGACTAACATTATCAGATTCATACAAAGCCAGGTAGAGATTTTTGAAGATCAATCACAAAGCAAACAAATTAAACTAACGCTTCATTCTGATGTTTCTCATCTGAATACATGGATAGACCCCAATAATTTTGATAAGATTATCTTAAACTTATTATCCAACGCATTCAAATTCACACCTGAAAAGGGAGAAATAAATATAAGTATCCATATAGGAGAAAACGAGAATGAAAGTGGCGAATTACGTAACTATTACGAAATTTTAGTTTCAGACAATGGAATAGCTATAGATAAAGATGAGATAGAACGCATATTCGAACGTTTTTATCAAATAAAAAACAGCTTAAATAATTCCCATATTGGCAATGGCATTGGTCTTCATTTGACACGCTCTCTGGTAGAACTTCATCATGGAATTATTAGAGCTGAAAATAATGAAAACGGAAAAGGCTGTCGTTTCATTATCCGTTTGCCTCTGGGAAATCATTTCCTGACCTCCGAAGAAATGGTTATGGAAAAAGCAGAACTAGATATATTTGATAGTCAGATAACAATCCAAGAAAAACCTGATAACAATAATATTGTATCAATAAGATCAAAAACTAAGTATAAGATCTTAATTGTAGAGGATGATGAAGAGATACGTAAATATCTTAAAAATGAATTAGAAAATGAATTTCATGTTACAGAAAGTTGTAATGGGAAAGAAGCTCTTGCTGCAATATTTAAAAATGCTCCGGATTTAATCATCAGTGACGTAATGATGCCGGAGATGGATGGTATGGCACTATGTCATAAAATTAAGCAGAATATTAACATAAACCATATTCCGGTTGTTTTACTAACAGCTAAAACCAGAGAAGAAGACAATCTAGAAGGGCTGGATGTTGGGGCCGACAGTTATATCACAAAACCTTTTAACATCGATATAGTAAAAAAAACCATTCAGAATCTTATCAAAAATCGAGAGACTCTAAAAAACAATTTAACAGGGCAACAGAATCAAGAAGATAAATTAGATAAAATCAGTCTCAAAACACCTGACGAGAAACTTATGGATAAGGTAATGTCTGTAATAAACAAAAACATCAGTAATACAGATTTTAACGTAGAAATTCTAGCATCAGAAGTTGGCATCAGCAGAGTTCATTTATATCGTAAGTTAAAAGAGCTGACCAATCAAACTACTCGCGACCTAATCCGTAATATACGTTTACAACAAGCAGCATCATTATTAAAGGAAAAAAATCAGAGTATTAGTGAAGTAGCATATGCTACAGGATTTGTCAGTACAACTTATTTTTCTACAGCTTTTAAAGAGTTATATGGAATAACTCCCAAAGAGTATATCGAACAATCTAAAAAGTAA